A region of the bacterium genome:
TAGCCCTGTTTGGGCAAAGACAGAGATTATTTATCAGGTCAAGATAGAAGGTGTAATTAATCCTGTCACCGAGCGATTTTTAGTCAATGCGATTAATAAAGCGGTTAAAGAGGAAGCGGTATGTTTAATCATTGAAATGGATACCCCAGGAGGACTTGTCAGTTCTACCCATAATATTGTCAAGGAAATACTTAACTCTAAAATCCCGATTATTACTTATATTTCCCCACGAGGTGCAAGGGCGGCTTCTGCGGGTGTATTTATTTCTTTAGCCTGTGATGTCATCGCTATGGCACCAATGACCCATATTGGTGCCGCACATCCGGTAACTATGGGTAGTGCTCCTTTTCAAGGCGAAGGAACAAAAAGTGCTGGGGTTATGGAAGATAAAATTACCAATGATTTAGTTGCAGGGGTTAAAAGCATTGCTGAGGAAAAAGGACGCAATATCAAATGGGCAGAAGATGCTGTGCGCAAAAGCAAATCTATTACAGAAAAAGAGGCTCTTAACCTTAAAGTAATTGATTTTATTGCCGAAGATTTCTCAGACCTTCTTAAAAAATTAAATGGAAAAATCATAAAAAAGAAAAAAGAAACGATTAAACTTGTAACAAAAGGCATAGCCACGCAAGAAATCAAGATGAATTTTAGAGAGAAATTCCTCCACGCCATTGCTGAGCCAAATGTGGCTTATATTTTATTAATGCTGGGTATTTATGGGCTTATCTATGAATTTGCCTCGCCGGGCATAGGATTAGGGGCTGTTTGTGGCAGTATTTGTTTGATATTAGCCTTCTTTGGACTACAAAGTCTGCCAATTAATTTAGCCGGCTTACTTCTAATTATTCTTGGTTTCATCCTCTTAATATTAGAGGCATTTGCCCCTTCACATGGGCTATTAAGTATAGGAGGTGGTATATCCTTGATATTTGGTTCTTTTATCCTGATTGACTCTTCTGCCGCTCCTTTCATCACTATTTCCAGGAATTTAATTTTAGCCGTGGCAATTTGCACTGCTTTAGCCTCCTTTATTGCTATTGGGTTGAGTATTCGCGCTCATCGACGCAAGGTAACTACTGGAAAAGAAGGAATAATTGGCGAGTCTGCCATAGCTAAAACAAAAATATCAAAACAAGGATTGGTCTTTGCTCAAGGTGAAATATGGGAGGCTATAACTGAAAACGAGGAGGTGATTGAAGAAGGTGAAAAAGTAAAAATAGTCGGAATGGAAGGATTAAAATTAAAGATAAGGAAATTTGGTAATTGGTAATTGGTTAACTGGTAACTGGTAATTGGTAACTGGTAACTATTTAACCAATTACCATTTACCAAACAAAGGAGGTTAGAAAAAAATGGGACATATTTCATTAGTGGTGATAGGTTTTGGGATTGTGCTTTTAATTGGCGGAATTAAGGTTTTGCGTGAGTATGAAAGAGCCGTAGTTTTTAGATTGGGAAGGTTAGTTGGTGACCGGGGGCCAGGGATTATTTATATTATTCCATTATTTGAACAATGGAATAAGGTTGATTTAAGAACTGTCACAATGGATATTCCACCACAAGAAGTCATTACGCGGGATAATGTCACTGTTCGAGTTAATGCTGTTTGTTACTTTCGAGTGCTTAATCCAGCAAACGCGATTACTAAAATCACTAATTATGTTTATGCGACTTCGCAAATTGCTCAAACGACCTTAAGGAGTGTTCTTGGACAATCAGAATTAGATGAGTTATTAGCACATCGGGATAAAATAAATCAGGAGTTACAGCGAATAATCGATTCTCAAACAGACCCCTGGGGAATAAAGGTAAGTGTGGTTGAGGTAAAGGATGTTGAGTTACCTGAGGCGATGAAACGAGCGATGGCAAAACAGGCTGAGGCAGAACGGGAAAAGCGGGCGAAGATTATTCATGCCGAAGGTGAATTCCAGGCAGCAGAAAAATTAACTCAAGCCGCTGAGGTTATCAATAGAGTTCCGGTGGCCGTTCAACTCAGATATTTACAAACCTTAACTGAAATAGGGGTTGAAAAAAATACAACTATCGTCTTTCCAATTCCAGTAGATATCCTTCAACCTTTCTTAAACTTAATTAGAAAAGAAAAACAGTAGGCTGGATATAAATGAAACTTTTTTACCAAATATTCTATAACGCCCTGGGGTTACCACTTCTTTATTCTGGATTCTTTTTAGGGGCTGTTTTTAATGAAAAGATAAGAAAAGGGTTAGTCGGAAGAAAAAAACTTATCCTTAAGTTAAAGAAGAAATTAACCCCAGGGAAATGGCTCTGGTTTCATATCAGTTCGATGGGAGAATTTGAGCAGGCAAAACCTATCATTAGCACTTTAAAAGAAAAAAAGGATGTCCAAATATTAGTTACCTTTTTCTCTCCATCAGGCTATGAACCTAATATTAATTATAAAGACGCCGATATTGTTTCCTATCTACCGTTTGATACATCCGCTAATACTAAAAAAATGCTTAAACTTGTTAACCCAGCCGGACTTATTTTTATTAAATATGACCTGTGGCCTAATCTTGTCTGGCAAGCGAAAAAAATGAAGATTCCAATACTTTTAGCTGACGGAAGCCTTTCCCATACCAAACTGAACTTGCTTACAAAATCGTTTTATAAACAGGTATATAGTTCACTTGACACCATTTGTGCTATTTTAAAAGAGGATGAGGCGATTTTTAAAACATTAACTACACAAACTAAAATTTTAGTTTGTGGTGATACCCGATATGACCAGGTATATCAAAGATTAATCAAGGTTAAAAAAG
Encoded here:
- a CDS encoding nodulation protein NfeD — encoded protein: MHKWKLIFLTVIFLFIYSPVWAKTEIIYQVKIEGVINPVTERFLVNAINKAVKEEAVCLIIEMDTPGGLVSSTHNIVKEILNSKIPIITYISPRGARAASAGVFISLACDVIAMAPMTHIGAAHPVTMGSAPFQGEGTKSAGVMEDKITNDLVAGVKSIAEEKGRNIKWAEDAVRKSKSITEKEALNLKVIDFIAEDFSDLLKKLNGKIIKKKKETIKLVTKGIATQEIKMNFREKFLHAIAEPNVAYILLMLGIYGLIYEFASPGIGLGAVCGSICLILAFFGLQSLPINLAGLLLIILGFILLILEAFAPSHGLLSIGGGISLIFGSFILIDSSAAPFITISRNLILAVAICTALASFIAIGLSIRAHRRKVTTGKEGIIGESAIAKTKISKQGLVFAQGEIWEAITENEEVIEEGEKVKIVGMEGLKLKIRKFGNW
- a CDS encoding slipin family protein; translation: MGHISLVVIGFGIVLLIGGIKVLREYERAVVFRLGRLVGDRGPGIIYIIPLFEQWNKVDLRTVTMDIPPQEVITRDNVTVRVNAVCYFRVLNPANAITKITNYVYATSQIAQTTLRSVLGQSELDELLAHRDKINQELQRIIDSQTDPWGIKVSVVEVKDVELPEAMKRAMAKQAEAEREKRAKIIHAEGEFQAAEKLTQAAEVINRVPVAVQLRYLQTLTEIGVEKNTTIVFPIPVDILQPFLNLIRKEKQ
- a CDS encoding glycosyltransferase N-terminal domain-containing protein; this translates as MKLFYQIFYNALGLPLLYSGFFLGAVFNEKIRKGLVGRKKLILKLKKKLTPGKWLWFHISSMGEFEQAKPIISTLKEKKDVQILVTFFSPSGYEPNINYKDADIVSYLPFDTSANTKKMLKLVNPAGLIFIKYDLWPNLVWQAKKMKIPILLADGSLSHTKLNLLTKSFYKQVYSSLDTICAILKEDEAIFKTLTTQTKILVCGDTRYDQVYQRLIKVKKEESKTRNFFPDEAKIIVAGSTWQKDEEIILSAYKHLLSQFKDLILILVPHEPNYERLKEIEKMTSKLDLLSIKWSTLKEFSTIGDAKVIVVDRIGLLAQLYQLGDLTYVGGSFGYGVHNCLEPAVMGKPVFFGPRINNSKEARLLVERGAGFVVTTSQELTTIMMQLLTQPELLTKSGQSAFELVKESLGATEKIMMEIEKIMR